The segment GTTTTGAGATTTATATCGAATAATCTGGCGGTGTTATTAGACCAGAATGCTTTCCAGCCGCTTTTGTAATCTTTAATCAACTCGAATGTGGTATAACCTGTTTGGCGATGGATTAGCTTAACTAATATCTGGCCTTGTTTTCTCGAGAGTTTTTTTAGTTGTCCTGTGAACTCATTCTCCATATAATTCTCAACTATTTTGAAGTATTTCTTTTTCTCTCTGTTGGTTTTCATTTTATCCATATTCTTATTCATGACCGTCAATCTTTCGGCGGCAATTTTGGCAATTGGATATACTTTATAGACTCTGTTTTGAAGTAACTGGAATTCTTTCTTTTCTTCTGCGCTCCACTTGTGTCTATAGACTACTACTTCTTCCAGCGGAACAATGGTGTCGTTCGCTTCTATCATGGCATCTCTTTTTGCCAGTGAATCGTTTGTAACTTGTGCGTTTGAAATAAAAGAAACGGAAAGGAATAAAAAGAGAAAAATTAACTTTTGCATAGATATTATTTATTAGGGTAAAAATATGGAATATCCCTAACAACTGTGATGCCAAATTTATATTTTAGCAAAAAAATATTTATGGCAACAAAATCTATACTCACCAAATCATCACTTTCCTTTTTAGAAACCTATTTAAATAATGCCTCTCCGACGGGTTATGAATCGAATGGTCAAAAACTTTGGATGGATTATTTGAAACCTTATGTGGATACTTTTATAACTGACACTTATGGTTCGGCTGTGGGAGTAATCAATCCGGATGCTAAATATAAAGTAGTTATTGAAGGACACTCTGATGAAATTTCGTGGTATGTAAATTATATTACTGCTGAAGGACTAATATATGTTATACGAAATGGTGGTTCAGATCATCAAATCGCACCTTCTAAAAGAGTTAACATTCACACTAAAAAAGGTATTGTAAAAGGTGTTTTTGGTTGGCCTGCTATTCACACCCGAAATCGTGGAAAAGAAGAATCAGCAACCTTACACAATATATTTATAGACTGTGGTTGTTCTACGAAAGACGAAGTTGAAAAACTAGGCGTTCATGTTGGTTGTGTTATAACCTATCCTGATGAATTCATGATTTTGAATGGCAATAAATTTGTTTGCCGTGCTATCGACAATAGAATGGGCGGTTTTATGATTGCGGAAGTTGCTCGACTTTTGAAAGAAAATAAAAAGAAATTGCCTTTTGGATTATATATTACCAATTCTGTCCAGGAAGAAATTGGGCTTCGTGGCGCCGAAATGATTACCAACACTATAAAACCTAATGTTGCCATAGTAACCGATGTTTGTCATGACACGACAACTCCGATGATTGAGAAGAAAATCGAAGGCGATTTACAAATGGGTAAAGGTCCGGTGATTGCTTATGCTCCGGCTGTTCATAATACGTTAAGAGAGTTAATTGTAAATACGGCGGAAGCTAATAAAATTCCATTTCAGCGTCATGCCACTTCAAGAGCTACCGGAACTGATACTGATGCTTTTGCTTATAGTAATGGTGGTGTTGCTTCGGCTTTGATTTCTTTACCGTTGCGTTATATGCATACGACGGTTGAGATGGTTCATAGAGAAGATGTAGAAAACGTCATCAAACTGATTTATGAAAGTCTGCTGAAAATAGAAAACAACGACACTTTTTCTTATTTCAAGTAATACAAAACAAAAAGCATCCCGATAAATCGGGATGCTTTTTTTACTTCCGCATGGCTGCGAAAGCAATCAACCTAAACTTATAATTTTAAATCTACTTTAATAGTAGCATCGTTATTGTACACTTTAACACATTGAATTTTACTGTTTATTTTTTCAAAATCTAATGGAAAAAATTCATTTGAAATTGTGCTTTCAATAATTTGATTGTCTTCGGTAATTCTGTCTTCAATAGTTGTTTCTAAAGAAAGGTATTGAGCAGTTTCATCTTGACTTTCAGTAATTAACTTGTTTTCAGCTATCACATCTTCGATAGTTTTTACATAAGTAGTTTCAATAACTGAAGCTGGATTAAAAATTGTTGTGTCAGTTTCATTTGATACTTCATTGTTAGTTGAAGTTTCTAAAATTAATGTAGCTGATTCTTGTTGGTCTAAAACTTGAGTTTCAAACTCTGTAGTTGCATTTGCGTTAGTAAAGCTTAAAGCAACTAGTCCTAAAATGATGATTGATGTTTTCATGATGATTGATTTTTTATGATTGATGATTTTTTATGATTGATGATTTTATTATTTAGATTAATATCCTATGCAAATATATGGCTAAAAACAGATACCTTGTTTTACATAGTACTTAAATTTAACAAATTTTTAACATTAAAAGCATTTTTATTGATGTTTGGAAATAAAAAAAGCACCGCTTATAAATAAACGGTGCTCTTTAAATTGGTTTTAAGCTTGTTTTAAAAAAGCTAAAGCTTCTTGTGCTTTTGAAAGCTCAGCATATTTTAATGCTGTATTTCCTCTTTCGTCTTTGATTTTTTTGTCTGCACCTTTTGACAATAAATATTTGATGATTTCAACATTGTTGTATCGGGCAGCAAACATTAGAGGTGTTACTCCGTTTGACAATTCATTTACATCGCTGCCATATTCAACGAACTTTTTAACTGATGCTATATCTCCATTGATAATAGCATTACATAATGGAGTGTTGTTGTAATTTACAATTTCTTTTGAAGTTGTAAAAGTTGAAGTTGAAACAGTACTTGCAACTGCAACATCTGTAAAAGCTACAAGAGCTAAACCTAGGATAATGATTGTTTTTTTCATGATTGATGATTTAAATGTTAATGATTAAAGTGTAAGACTATCGTGTTTGCAATTCGTTACAGAAAAAAAATATTATAACATATATTTAACAAATGCACTAATTATTAGCTCTTTATGTCTATACAAAGAAAAACCATCCGTAGATGCGGATGGTTAGTTAATCTTTATTTCACTATTATTTTATTGGTTGAGAAAACTCAATACATTCTTTTCAATTCTTTCATTAATATTTGATATATCGGCTTTGATAAATTTTTCGCCTAATATATTTTCATACAATTCGATGTAGCGTTCCGAAACCGTTTCAATATATTCATCAGTCATATTTGGAATTTGCTGTCCTTCTTTTCCCTGAAAACCATTTTCTATTAACCAACGACGAACAAATTCTTTTGATAATTGTTTTTGTTCTTCACCATTATCTTGTCTTTCCTGATAACCTTCAGCATAAAAATAACGGGAGGAATCCGGCGTGTGGATTTCATCAATTAAGACAATCTTTCCGTCTTTGGTTTTACCAAATTCATATTTGGTGTCGACCAAAATTAAACCTCTGCTTGCCGCAATTTCAGTTCCTCGTTGGTATAAAGCTCTGGTGTACTTTTCTAAAACCAAATAATCTTCTTCTGAAACGATTCCGTTTGCCAAAATAGCTTCACGCGAAATGTCTTCATCGTGTGAACCATTGTCTGCTTTAGTTGTTGGCGTAATAATTGGTGTTGGAAATTTGTCGTTCTCTTTTAAACCTTCTGCCATAGTTACACCGCAGATTGTTCTTTTTCCAAGAGCATATTCACGAGCTGCATGACCGGAAAGATAACCACGAATTACCATTTCTACTTTAAAAGGTTCACAAAGATGACCAACAGCAACGTTTGGATCCGGAGTTGCAATAAGCCAATTGGGAACAATATCTTGTGTCAAATGCATAAACTTAGTAGCAATTTGATTTAGAATTTGTCCTTTATAAGGAATTCCTTTTGGCATAACGACATCAAAGGCAGATAATCTGTCAGTAGCAATCATCACTAACAAATCGTCATTGATGTTATAGACTTCACGGACTTTACCGCGGTAAACCGATTTTTGATTCGGAAAATTGAAATGGGTTGTAGTAATAGTATTCATTATGTTGTGTTGTTGTGGATGCAAAAATAGGAATTTGAAGGAACTTTTTAGTTATCAATTTAAATTAAAAAAAGAACCCTATCAATCTTTAACTTGATAGGGTTATGTTCTAAAATTAAAACTATTGATTAGTCGTTATTCTCAATACTCTTATACGCATCGATTACTTTTTTAACTAATCTGTGACGAACAATGTCTTTGTCATCAAGATAGATGATTCCGAT is part of the Flavobacterium sangjuense genome and harbors:
- a CDS encoding DUF4294 domain-containing protein; the protein is MQKLIFLFLFLSVSFISNAQVTNDSLAKRDAMIEANDTIVPLEEVVVYRHKWSAEEKKEFQLLQNRVYKVYPIAKIAAERLTVMNKNMDKMKTNREKKKYFKIVENYMENEFTGQLKKLSRKQGQILVKLIHRQTGYTTFELIKDYKSGWKAFWSNNTARLFDINLKTKYAPYDVNEDFLIETILDRAFVRGRLVNQKPANPVDIDELYDYWEKKAKELKK
- a CDS encoding phosphoribosylaminoimidazolesuccinocarboxamide synthase; amino-acid sequence: MNTITTTHFNFPNQKSVYRGKVREVYNINDDLLVMIATDRLSAFDVVMPKGIPYKGQILNQIATKFMHLTQDIVPNWLIATPDPNVAVGHLCEPFKVEMVIRGYLSGHAAREYALGKRTICGVTMAEGLKENDKFPTPIITPTTKADNGSHDEDISREAILANGIVSEEDYLVLEKYTRALYQRGTEIAASRGLILVDTKYEFGKTKDGKIVLIDEIHTPDSSRYFYAEGYQERQDNGEEQKQLSKEFVRRWLIENGFQGKEGQQIPNMTDEYIETVSERYIELYENILGEKFIKADISNINERIEKNVLSFLNQ
- a CDS encoding M42 family metallopeptidase, giving the protein MATKSILTKSSLSFLETYLNNASPTGYESNGQKLWMDYLKPYVDTFITDTYGSAVGVINPDAKYKVVIEGHSDEISWYVNYITAEGLIYVIRNGGSDHQIAPSKRVNIHTKKGIVKGVFGWPAIHTRNRGKEESATLHNIFIDCGCSTKDEVEKLGVHVGCVITYPDEFMILNGNKFVCRAIDNRMGGFMIAEVARLLKENKKKLPFGLYITNSVQEEIGLRGAEMITNTIKPNVAIVTDVCHDTTTPMIEKKIEGDLQMGKGPVIAYAPAVHNTLRELIVNTAEANKIPFQRHATSRATGTDTDAFAYSNGGVASALISLPLRYMHTTVEMVHREDVENVIKLIYESLLKIENNDTFSYFK
- a CDS encoding ankyrin repeat domain-containing protein codes for the protein MKKTIIILGLALVAFTDVAVASTVSTSTFTTSKEIVNYNNTPLCNAIINGDIASVKKFVEYGSDVNELSNGVTPLMFAARYNNVEIIKYLLSKGADKKIKDERGNTALKYAELSKAQEALAFLKQA